From Brevibacterium ihuae, the proteins below share one genomic window:
- the leuS gene encoding leucine--tRNA ligase gives MSSAVEQPDPVDFRYDAELAGRIETKWQQRWQDERTFAAPNPVGDLSAVPRGVRAEDLEPVYLMDMFPYPSGKGLHVGHPLGYLAVDVFARFNRMLGRNVMHALGYDAFGLPAEQYAVQTGQHPRVTTEENIANMRRQLRRLGLGHDDARTFATTDPEFVKWTQWIFLQIFNSWYDPEARDGQGGARPIAELVAQFEAGRDTGTGEPWSALDPAEREAVLQQHRLAYVSDAPVNWCPGLGTVLANEEVTVEGRSERGNFPVYTRRLKQWNMRITAYADRLADDLDAVDWPSAVKHMQRNWIGRSTGAFLTFTAPGDIAVEVYTTRPDTLFGATSLVLSPEHPLVDALTADSYAADVPETWRGGAETPAEAIAAYQRRAARMTPAERQENREKTGVYTGTSVVNPATGNAMPVFVADYVLMGYGTGAVMGVPAEDQRDWDFARTFGLPYIRTVQPAEGHDEDSAYTGDGEKINSSNAEIDLDGTSVDEAKERMLEWLSGKGLARATTQYRLRDWLFSRQRYWGEPFPIVYDEHGTPIALPEDQLPVDLPEVPDFSPRTFDADDLESEPEPPLGRNADWVNVTLDLGDGPKQYRRETNTMPNWAGSSWYQLRYADPHNDEKLVDPANEAYWLGPKSPGGSGGVDLYVGGVEHAVLHLLYARFWHKVLFDLGHVSSFEPFHKLINQGYIQAYAYTDSRGAYVPAEEVEERVDGSTSTYWYQGQEVAREYGKMGKSLKNMVTPDQMYAEYGADTFRVYEMAMGPLELSRAWETRAVSGAQRFLQRVWRLVVDEATGASTVTEEPADEATRTVLHETIAGVRDDMEHFRFNTAIAKLIVLTNHLTKVGTAPREVIEPLTIMLAPLAPHIAEEIWEMLGYTETITYVPFPVHDESYLVPDTVTCVVQVKGKVRDRLEVAPDIDAAELERLALESRGAQRSLAGAGVRKVIVRAPKLVNIVPDA, from the coding sequence ATGAGCTCTGCCGTCGAGCAGCCCGATCCCGTCGACTTCCGCTATGACGCGGAGCTCGCCGGGCGGATCGAGACGAAGTGGCAGCAGCGGTGGCAGGACGAGCGGACCTTCGCCGCGCCCAATCCGGTGGGCGACCTCTCCGCGGTGCCCCGCGGGGTGCGGGCCGAGGACCTCGAGCCGGTCTACCTCATGGACATGTTCCCGTACCCCTCGGGCAAGGGGCTGCACGTCGGGCATCCGCTCGGCTACCTCGCCGTCGACGTCTTCGCGCGGTTCAACCGGATGCTCGGCCGGAACGTCATGCACGCCCTCGGCTACGATGCCTTCGGCCTGCCCGCCGAGCAGTACGCGGTGCAGACCGGTCAGCACCCCCGGGTGACCACTGAGGAGAACATCGCGAACATGCGCCGGCAGCTGCGCCGGCTCGGCCTCGGTCACGACGACGCCCGGACGTTCGCGACGACGGATCCGGAGTTCGTCAAGTGGACGCAGTGGATCTTCCTCCAGATCTTCAACTCGTGGTACGACCCCGAGGCCCGCGACGGGCAGGGCGGCGCCCGCCCGATCGCCGAGCTCGTCGCGCAGTTCGAGGCCGGCCGCGACACCGGGACCGGCGAGCCGTGGTCGGCCCTCGACCCCGCTGAGCGCGAGGCGGTCCTCCAGCAGCACCGTCTCGCGTACGTCTCCGACGCGCCCGTCAACTGGTGCCCGGGGCTCGGCACCGTGCTCGCGAACGAGGAGGTCACCGTCGAGGGCCGCTCCGAGCGCGGCAACTTCCCCGTCTACACCCGCCGCCTCAAGCAGTGGAACATGCGGATCACCGCGTACGCCGACCGGCTCGCCGACGACCTCGACGCCGTCGACTGGCCGTCGGCGGTCAAGCACATGCAGCGCAACTGGATCGGCCGCTCCACCGGCGCCTTCCTCACCTTCACCGCGCCCGGCGACATCGCCGTCGAGGTCTACACCACCCGCCCGGACACCCTGTTCGGCGCGACCTCGCTCGTGCTCAGCCCCGAGCACCCGCTCGTCGACGCGCTCACCGCCGATTCCTACGCCGCGGACGTGCCGGAGACCTGGCGCGGCGGTGCGGAGACCCCGGCCGAGGCGATCGCCGCCTACCAGCGCCGGGCCGCCCGGATGACGCCCGCCGAACGTCAGGAGAACCGCGAGAAGACCGGCGTGTACACCGGCACCTCGGTGGTCAACCCCGCGACCGGGAACGCGATGCCGGTGTTCGTCGCCGACTACGTGCTCATGGGCTACGGCACGGGCGCCGTCATGGGCGTGCCGGCCGAGGACCAGCGCGACTGGGACTTCGCCCGGACCTTCGGGCTGCCCTACATCCGCACGGTGCAGCCGGCCGAGGGCCACGACGAGGACTCCGCCTACACCGGCGATGGTGAGAAGATCAATTCCTCGAACGCGGAGATCGACCTCGACGGGACGAGCGTCGACGAGGCCAAGGAGCGGATGCTCGAGTGGCTCTCCGGCAAGGGGCTGGCGCGGGCGACCACCCAGTACCGGCTCCGCGACTGGCTGTTCTCCCGGCAGCGCTACTGGGGCGAGCCGTTCCCCATCGTCTACGACGAGCACGGCACGCCGATCGCGCTGCCGGAGGACCAGCTGCCCGTCGACCTGCCCGAGGTGCCCGACTTCTCACCGCGGACCTTCGACGCCGACGACCTCGAGAGCGAGCCGGAGCCCCCGCTCGGCCGCAACGCCGACTGGGTGAACGTCACGCTCGACCTCGGCGACGGGCCGAAGCAGTACCGCCGGGAGACGAACACCATGCCCAACTGGGCGGGCTCCTCGTGGTACCAGCTGCGCTACGCCGATCCGCACAACGACGAGAAGCTCGTCGACCCCGCGAACGAGGCGTACTGGCTCGGCCCGAAGTCCCCGGGCGGCTCCGGGGGAGTCGACCTCTACGTCGGCGGCGTCGAGCACGCCGTCCTCCACCTCCTCTACGCCCGGTTCTGGCACAAGGTGCTGTTCGACCTCGGGCACGTGAGCTCGTTCGAGCCGTTCCACAAGCTCATCAACCAGGGCTACATCCAGGCCTACGCCTACACCGACTCCCGCGGCGCCTACGTCCCGGCCGAGGAGGTCGAGGAGCGCGTCGACGGCTCGACCTCGACGTACTGGTACCAGGGCCAGGAGGTCGCGCGCGAGTACGGCAAGATGGGCAAGTCGCTCAAGAACATGGTGACCCCCGACCAGATGTACGCCGAGTACGGGGCGGACACCTTCCGCGTCTACGAGATGGCGATGGGACCGCTCGAGCTCTCCCGCGCGTGGGAGACGCGCGCGGTGAGCGGCGCGCAGCGATTCCTCCAGCGGGTGTGGCGGCTCGTCGTCGACGAGGCCACCGGCGCGTCGACCGTCACCGAGGAGCCGGCGGACGAGGCGACGCGCACGGTCCTCCACGAGACGATCGCCGGAGTCCGCGACGACATGGAGCACTTCCGCTTCAACACCGCGATCGCCAAGCTCATCGTCCTCACCAACCACCTCACCAAGGTGGGCACCGCCCCGCGCGAGGTCATCGAGCCGCTGACGATCATGCTCGCCCCGCTCGCCCCGCACATCGCCGAGGAGATCTGGGAGATGCTCGGGTACACGGAGACGATCACCTATGTGCCGTTCCCGGTGCACGACGAGTCCTACCTCGTGCCCGACACCGTGACGTGCGTCGTGCAGGTCAAGGGCAAGGTGCGCGATCGCCTCGAGGTCGCCCCCGACATCGATGCCGCCGAGCTCGAGCGCCTCGCGCTCGAGTCGCGCGGCGCCCAGCGCTCGCTCGCCGGCGCCGGGGTCCGGAAGGTCATCGTGCGGGCGCCCAAGCTCGTCAACATCGTCCCCGACGCCTGA
- a CDS encoding FluC/FEX family fluoride channel — MSAARALGPGALLLVFGGGIVGTALRAALTAGPDDLPGFVPLALVNGIGTGVLGLLLSTLLHRDTPRARGLRLFLGTGICGSLTTCSALGARLVATDPVAAVVAGAGFAVGGVLIAALGWWVGSHLRRPDGSPAGTDAALAPRGGR; from the coding sequence ATGAGCGCCGCCCGCGCCCTCGGACCCGGGGCGCTGCTCCTCGTGTTCGGCGGCGGGATCGTCGGCACCGCGCTGCGCGCGGCCCTCACTGCGGGACCGGATGACCTCCCCGGATTCGTCCCGCTCGCGCTCGTCAACGGGATCGGCACCGGCGTCCTCGGTCTTCTCCTCAGCACACTCCTCCACCGCGACACCCCGCGCGCCCGGGGCCTCCGACTGTTCCTCGGCACCGGCATCTGCGGCTCGCTCACCACGTGCTCAGCGCTCGGCGCGCGGCTCGTCGCGACGGATCCGGTCGCCGCCGTCGTCGCCGGAGCCGGATTCGCCGTCGGCGGGGTGCTCATCGCTGCCCTCGGCTGGTGGGTCGGATCGCACCTGCGTCGCCCGGACGGCTCCCCGGCCGGGACGGATGCCGCGCTGGCTCCCAGGGGCGGCCGATGA
- a CDS encoding glutathione S-transferase family protein, giving the protein MTDEHDTKGNYVTQGQEFNRDTNYITDRILDDPQADWPVEAGRYRLIAARACPWANRTMIVRRLLGLEDAISIGMPGPTHDKRSWTFDLDPDRRDPVLGIERLQEAYFARFPDYPRGITVPAIVDVPSGKVVTNDYNQITLDFSSQWRRFQREGAPDLYPEALRAEMDPLIKLIFTEVNNGVYRCGFAGSQEAYESAFDRLFTALDTLEARLADRRFLMGDAITEVDVRLFTTLVRFDPVYYSHFKCNRNRLSDFENLWGYARDLFQTPGFGDTVDFVQIKEHYYIVHTDINPTQIVPVGPDLSGWFSPHGRDERFGGSPFGDGTPPEAPLPHDTVDPAHTAAAWT; this is encoded by the coding sequence GTGACCGACGAGCACGACACCAAGGGCAACTACGTCACTCAGGGCCAGGAGTTCAACCGGGACACGAACTACATCACCGACCGGATCCTCGACGACCCGCAGGCGGACTGGCCGGTCGAGGCCGGACGCTACCGGCTCATCGCGGCGCGCGCCTGCCCGTGGGCGAACCGCACGATGATCGTCCGCCGGCTCCTCGGCCTCGAGGACGCGATCTCGATCGGCATGCCCGGACCCACCCACGACAAGCGCTCGTGGACCTTCGACCTCGACCCGGACCGCCGCGATCCCGTGCTCGGCATCGAGCGCCTCCAGGAGGCGTACTTCGCCCGGTTCCCCGACTACCCGCGCGGCATCACCGTGCCGGCAATCGTCGACGTGCCGAGCGGGAAGGTCGTGACGAACGACTACAACCAGATCACGCTCGACTTCTCCTCCCAGTGGCGCCGGTTCCAGCGCGAGGGAGCGCCCGACCTCTACCCGGAGGCGCTGCGCGCGGAGATGGACCCGCTCATCAAGCTCATCTTCACCGAGGTCAACAACGGGGTGTACCGGTGCGGCTTCGCCGGGTCGCAGGAGGCGTACGAGTCGGCCTTCGACCGGCTGTTCACCGCGCTCGACACGCTCGAGGCCCGGCTGGCCGACCGGCGCTTCCTCATGGGGGATGCGATCACCGAGGTCGACGTCCGCCTGTTCACCACGCTCGTGCGCTTCGATCCGGTCTACTACTCCCACTTCAAGTGCAACCGGAACCGGCTCAGCGACTTCGAGAACCTCTGGGGCTACGCTCGGGATCTCTTCCAGACGCCGGGATTCGGCGACACCGTGGACTTCGTGCAGATCAAGGAGCACTACTACATCGTCCACACCGACATCAATCCCACGCAGATCGTGCCGGTCGGCCCGGATCTCTCCGGCTGGTTCAGCCCGCACGGCCGCGACGAGCGGTTCGGCGGCTCGCCGTTCGGCGACGGCACCCCGCCCGAGGCGCCGCTCCCCCACGACACCGTGGACCCGGCGCACACCGCGGCCGCCTGGACCTGA
- a CDS encoding phospholipase A2, which translates to MPSLPPPAAAAEDVEVSSNVAPEEEAASVAEALEAAEESTGINEVPTIASYEVRFTDEGQIDSGQRLVSEFPLPENCVSSAAAESLQCDGVDVMIEPVALTVSGDSVPITAAVTDAGIVVTTHPLNAETAHILTMYVGASKDADLLPIAADAFAWMLAAEGSQSGSDAPVTDEEESEWTEEDSDAEAPPDELGEEWVPADGEFDESAGEPTQPPLIAYGSFTRPKQVKVPSNYVYCSVWVTSRCRPKALHDYCTWSPDSFSYTATRGAVPVRASFKGPCARHDLSIDSIRKKKISLSSKRSQRAKADTRFKSHLRQNCAYSLYKTKAGRVKCYDRAALYYSIVSDKARTWDGK; encoded by the coding sequence ATGCCGTCGCTACCCCCCCCAGCTGCGGCCGCGGAAGACGTCGAAGTCTCGAGCAATGTTGCTCCTGAGGAGGAAGCAGCCAGCGTAGCTGAAGCGCTCGAAGCTGCAGAGGAATCCACGGGGATCAATGAGGTGCCCACCATCGCTTCTTACGAGGTCCGATTTACCGATGAGGGCCAAATTGATTCTGGTCAGCGGCTGGTATCGGAATTTCCTCTTCCGGAGAACTGTGTCAGCAGCGCAGCTGCGGAAAGTCTTCAATGTGATGGTGTCGACGTCATGATCGAGCCTGTGGCACTCACTGTGTCCGGGGACTCCGTACCCATTACTGCTGCTGTCACGGATGCCGGCATCGTTGTCACCACTCACCCGCTGAACGCTGAGACGGCCCACATCCTCACGATGTACGTGGGCGCTTCCAAGGATGCCGATCTGCTGCCGATCGCGGCCGATGCCTTTGCGTGGATGCTTGCCGCAGAAGGATCGCAGAGCGGGAGTGACGCACCCGTCACCGACGAGGAGGAAAGTGAGTGGACCGAAGAGGATTCGGATGCTGAAGCTCCACCCGACGAACTCGGCGAGGAATGGGTGCCTGCTGATGGCGAGTTCGACGAGTCGGCCGGGGAACCCACTCAGCCTCCGCTGATCGCGTATGGATCCTTCACCCGACCCAAGCAGGTCAAGGTCCCGAGCAATTACGTCTACTGCTCCGTCTGGGTCACCTCACGGTGCAGGCCTAAAGCTTTGCATGACTACTGCACATGGTCCCCGGACAGCTTCTCTTATACCGCTACGCGTGGTGCAGTCCCGGTCAGAGCTAGTTTCAAGGGACCATGCGCTCGGCATGACTTGTCGATCGACTCCATCCGGAAGAAGAAGATCTCGCTGTCCTCGAAGCGGTCTCAACGTGCGAAGGCAGACACACGATTCAAATCTCATCTGCGCCAGAACTGTGCGTACAGTCTTTACAAGACCAAGGCCGGCCGCGTGAAATGCTACGACCGCGCAGCGCTCTACTACTCGATCGTGTCTGATAAGGCCAGAACATGGGATGGAAAGTGA
- a CDS encoding AMP-dependent synthetase/ligase, which produces MSESTMVQSVTPVEGFELDTASSTTDVLLARVATDPQAPLLARPAGDGWAEVSAQEFLDDVRSVARGLVARGVEVGQRVGLFGQTAYEWTLADYAIWYAGGITVPFYETSSNDQLTWMIEDAEVTCGFVQSQEHAQRIVRATEGREATIWIYDEAGLAELRAAGESVSDELLESRRAAVRSEDVATLIYTSGTTGKSKGCVLTHANFVQTSQAAAHQISEVVRPGNRCLLFIPLAHVFARFIQVLSISNGVVLAHSADLTKLTDSLGTFKPNFILGVPRVFEKVFNSALAKAEAGGRGKIFRRAESVAVAYSRALDTGSVPLGVRVQHALFDRLVYSKLRAVMGGDATHAVSGGGPLGEHLGHFYRGIGLTVLEGYGLTETTAPITVNVSANSKIGTVGVPLPGCAIAIAPDGEVLAKGVSVFREYWKNEKATAETFVDGWFATGDIGQLDSDGYLRITGRKKELIVTSSGKNVAPAPLEDQLRRHPIIGQPVVIGDNRKFISALIFLDPEMLPAWLENKGLPAMSLEEAAGNERVRQAVSRAIDRANQTVSKAESIREFRIVPTELTEQNGYLSAKQSVKRHLIDRDFAEDIESIYGGGAQS; this is translated from the coding sequence ATGTCAGAGAGCACCATGGTCCAGTCGGTCACCCCCGTCGAGGGGTTCGAGCTCGACACCGCGTCGTCGACCACCGACGTCCTGCTCGCCCGGGTCGCGACCGACCCGCAGGCGCCCCTGCTCGCCCGTCCGGCCGGCGACGGCTGGGCGGAGGTGTCGGCGCAGGAGTTCCTCGACGACGTCCGCTCGGTGGCCCGCGGCCTCGTCGCCCGGGGCGTCGAGGTGGGCCAGCGGGTGGGCCTGTTCGGCCAGACCGCCTACGAATGGACGCTCGCGGACTACGCGATCTGGTACGCCGGCGGCATCACCGTGCCGTTCTACGAGACCTCGTCGAACGATCAGCTCACGTGGATGATCGAGGACGCCGAGGTCACCTGCGGCTTCGTCCAGTCCCAGGAGCACGCGCAGCGCATCGTGCGCGCCACCGAGGGGCGCGAGGCGACGATCTGGATCTACGACGAAGCGGGGCTCGCCGAGCTCCGCGCCGCCGGGGAGTCGGTGTCCGACGAGCTGCTCGAATCCCGCCGCGCCGCCGTCCGCTCCGAGGACGTCGCCACGCTCATCTACACCTCCGGCACCACCGGCAAGTCGAAGGGCTGCGTGCTCACCCACGCGAACTTCGTGCAGACCTCGCAGGCCGCCGCCCACCAGATCTCCGAGGTCGTCAGGCCTGGGAACCGGTGCCTGCTGTTCATCCCCCTCGCGCACGTGTTCGCCCGCTTCATCCAGGTGCTCTCGATCAGCAACGGCGTGGTCCTCGCCCACAGCGCGGACCTCACCAAGCTCACCGACTCCCTCGGCACGTTCAAGCCGAACTTCATCCTCGGCGTGCCGCGCGTGTTCGAGAAGGTCTTCAACTCCGCGCTCGCCAAGGCCGAGGCCGGCGGCCGGGGGAAGATCTTCCGTCGCGCCGAGTCCGTCGCGGTCGCCTACTCGCGTGCGCTCGACACCGGCTCGGTGCCGCTGGGCGTGCGGGTCCAGCATGCGCTCTTCGACCGCCTCGTGTACTCGAAGCTCCGCGCGGTGATGGGCGGCGATGCCACCCATGCGGTGTCCGGCGGCGGGCCCCTCGGCGAGCACCTCGGCCACTTCTACCGCGGCATCGGCCTCACCGTCCTCGAGGGCTACGGCCTCACCGAGACCACCGCGCCGATCACTGTCAACGTGTCCGCGAACTCGAAGATCGGCACCGTCGGCGTGCCGCTGCCGGGCTGCGCGATCGCGATCGCCCCCGACGGCGAGGTCCTCGCCAAGGGTGTGAGCGTGTTCCGCGAGTACTGGAAGAACGAGAAGGCGACCGCGGAGACCTTCGTCGACGGCTGGTTCGCCACCGGGGACATCGGACAGCTCGACTCCGACGGCTACCTCCGGATCACCGGCCGGAAGAAGGAGCTCATCGTCACCTCGAGCGGCAAGAACGTCGCCCCCGCACCGCTCGAGGACCAGCTGCGCCGGCACCCGATCATCGGCCAGCCGGTCGTCATCGGCGACAACCGCAAGTTCATCTCCGCGCTGATCTTCCTCGACCCGGAGATGCTGCCCGCCTGGCTCGAGAACAAGGGCCTGCCGGCGATGTCGCTCGAGGAGGCCGCCGGCAACGAGCGCGTGCGGCAGGCGGTGTCGCGGGCGATCGACCGCGCGAACCAGACGGTGTCGAAGGCCGAGAGCATCAGGGAGTTCCGGATCGTCCCCACCGAGCTCACCGAGCAGAACGGGTACCTGTCGGCGAAGCAGTCGGTCAAGCGCCACCTCATCGACCGCGACTTCGCCGAGGACATCGAATCGATCTACGGCGGCGGCGCTCAGTCCTGA
- the nadE gene encoding ammonia-dependent NAD(+) synthetase, with protein MSAFADTIRQALGVQPTIDPAREVERRVQFLVEYCLTAGAAGFVLGISGGQDSTLAGRLAQLAAEELRRRRHGAQFCAVRLPYRTQHDEDDAQIALRFITADEVLTVNIAGGTDGMAADLDTALGHPITDFNKGNVKARMRMVAQYAIGAERRLLVIGTDHAAEAVTGFFTKHGDGAADILPLAGLTKRQGKQLLAHLGAPESTYLKAPTADLLDDQPGQTDESSLGLTYEQIDDYLEGREVDPAVAERIEARYCSTEHKRRTPVDPQDSWWIRQ; from the coding sequence ATGAGTGCTTTCGCCGACACCATCCGCCAGGCCCTCGGGGTGCAGCCGACGATCGATCCGGCGCGCGAGGTCGAGCGCCGCGTCCAGTTCCTCGTCGAGTACTGCCTCACCGCCGGGGCCGCGGGATTCGTGCTCGGGATCTCCGGCGGGCAGGATTCGACGCTCGCCGGGCGCCTCGCCCAGCTCGCCGCGGAGGAGCTGCGGCGGCGCCGGCACGGGGCGCAGTTCTGCGCCGTGCGCCTGCCGTACCGCACCCAGCACGACGAGGACGACGCCCAGATCGCGCTCAGGTTCATCACCGCGGACGAGGTCCTCACCGTCAACATCGCCGGCGGCACCGACGGGATGGCCGCCGACCTCGACACGGCGCTCGGCCACCCGATCACCGATTTCAACAAGGGCAACGTCAAGGCCCGGATGCGGATGGTGGCGCAGTACGCGATCGGCGCGGAGCGCAGGCTCCTCGTCATCGGCACCGACCACGCGGCGGAGGCGGTCACCGGGTTCTTCACCAAGCACGGCGACGGAGCCGCGGACATCCTCCCGCTCGCGGGCCTGACGAAGCGCCAGGGCAAGCAGCTGCTCGCCCACCTCGGCGCCCCGGAGAGCACCTACCTCAAGGCGCCGACCGCGGACCTGCTCGACGACCAGCCCGGTCAGACCGACGAGTCCTCGCTCGGGCTCACCTATGAGCAGATCGACGACTACCTCGAGGGCCGCGAGGTCGACCCGGCGGTCGCGGAGAGGATCGAGGCCCGGTACTGCTCGACCGAGCACAAGCGGCGGACCCCGGTCGACCCGCAGGACTCGTGGTGGATCCGGCAGTAG
- a CDS encoding fluoride efflux transporter FluC: MIALLCLAGGAGAVVRHVLDTGLTRILPETARPLSILFVNIVGSAALGLVAGSSDAAGVVLGTGFLGSFTTFSTAFVDVWRLLLASRRTAAVLYAAGTLLLSALAAAAGFAVGGN, from the coding sequence ATGATCGCCCTCCTCTGCCTCGCGGGAGGAGCGGGTGCCGTCGTGCGCCACGTGCTCGATACCGGGCTCACGCGCATCCTCCCGGAGACTGCGCGACCGCTGTCGATCCTGTTCGTCAACATCGTCGGCAGCGCCGCGCTCGGGCTCGTCGCCGGGTCGTCGGATGCCGCAGGGGTCGTGCTCGGCACCGGGTTCCTCGGGTCCTTCACGACGTTCTCGACCGCGTTCGTCGACGTCTGGCGCCTGCTGCTCGCGTCCCGCAGGACGGCGGCGGTGCTCTACGCCGCAGGCACCCTGCTGCTCAGCGCGCTCGCGGCAGCCGCCGGGTTCGCCGTGGGCGGCAACTGA
- a CDS encoding UDP-glucose dehydrogenase family protein produces MSTISVIGCGYLGAVHAAAMASLGHRVFGVDVDERKIAALSEARAPFFEPGLEELLASAQSDDGTPARLTFTTDIADAAEATVHFVCVGTPQRRGEFAADLTYVDAAVESLLPVLKAGDLVVGKSTVPVGTAERLAEIIRPTGAELAWNPEFLREGHAVDDTITPDRLVYGVPGGEAGEQATAALDEVYRTTLDAGTPRLVADYATAELVKTAANSFLATKISFINAMAELCEASGADVTLLADAIGMDDRIGRKFLNAGLGFGGGCLPKDIRAFMARAGELGADQAVAFLREIDSINMRRRVRMVDLAREVVNGSFIGKNITVLGAAFKPDSDDVRDSPALGVAGLINLQGGTVTVTDPEATDNARRLFPDLGYEADLETALRGADAVLLLTEWKQYRELHPEEVGELVRGRAIVDGRNVLDPAEWRAAGWTYRALGRP; encoded by the coding sequence ATGAGCACGATCTCGGTCATCGGATGCGGCTACCTCGGTGCGGTGCACGCCGCCGCGATGGCGTCCCTCGGACACCGCGTGTTCGGCGTCGACGTCGATGAGCGCAAGATCGCCGCGCTGTCCGAGGCCCGGGCGCCGTTCTTCGAGCCGGGGCTTGAGGAGCTCCTCGCCTCCGCGCAGAGCGACGACGGGACACCTGCCCGCCTGACCTTCACCACCGACATCGCCGACGCGGCGGAGGCCACGGTCCACTTCGTGTGCGTGGGCACCCCGCAGCGGCGCGGCGAGTTCGCCGCCGATCTCACCTATGTCGACGCGGCGGTCGAATCCCTCCTCCCCGTCCTCAAGGCCGGCGACCTCGTCGTCGGCAAGTCGACCGTCCCGGTCGGCACCGCGGAGCGGCTGGCGGAGATTATCCGCCCCACCGGGGCGGAGCTCGCGTGGAACCCGGAGTTCCTCCGCGAGGGCCATGCCGTCGACGACACCATCACCCCCGACCGGCTCGTCTACGGCGTGCCCGGCGGGGAAGCCGGGGAGCAGGCGACCGCCGCTCTCGACGAGGTGTACCGGACGACCCTCGACGCGGGGACCCCACGCCTCGTCGCCGACTACGCGACGGCCGAGCTCGTCAAGACCGCGGCGAACTCGTTCCTCGCGACGAAGATCTCCTTCATCAACGCGATGGCCGAGCTGTGCGAGGCCTCCGGTGCCGACGTCACCCTGCTCGCCGATGCGATCGGGATGGACGACCGGATCGGCCGGAAGTTCCTCAACGCCGGCCTCGGGTTCGGCGGCGGCTGCCTGCCCAAGGACATCCGGGCGTTCATGGCGCGCGCGGGCGAGCTCGGCGCGGACCAGGCGGTGGCGTTCCTCCGCGAGATCGACTCGATCAACATGCGGCGCCGGGTGCGGATGGTCGACCTCGCCCGCGAGGTCGTCAACGGATCATTCATCGGTAAGAACATCACCGTGCTCGGCGCCGCATTCAAGCCCGACTCCGACGACGTGCGCGACTCGCCGGCGCTCGGCGTCGCCGGACTCATCAACCTCCAGGGCGGCACCGTGACGGTGACCGATCCGGAGGCGACCGACAACGCCCGCCGTCTGTTCCCCGACCTCGGCTACGAGGCGGACCTCGAGACCGCGCTGCGCGGGGCCGACGCCGTGCTGCTGCTCACCGAGTGGAAGCAGTACCGCGAGCTCCATCCGGAAGAGGTCGGCGAGCTCGTCCGCGGTCGCGCGATCGTCGACGGCCGCAACGTCCTCGACCCGGCCGAGTGGCGCGCCGCCGGCTGGACCTACCGGGCGCTGGGCCGCCCGTGA
- a CDS encoding FUSC family protein — MGALRVPGWVWPRSLGRLDVEAGLRAGICVLLPLLALLLAGVPHLSACIAFAAFTALYGRSEAYRSRWVTVCTAGASFLVVIAAAMLIALLGGSAVATVIGLILVSALGVVLSTVMGWVPFGSVFFVFAFAVISSIPLGAGEFWPRYALSAGTVVFCVLVALLGWLPRRIRGAHRRHLQRLRKVARTPAALRDPVVWLHAGETALGVVTALLIAAGLGLSRSYWAAVAVAACMPRPHAPRQVTRIAHRVLGTAVGVVVTGLVLLLEPSIWLTIVIAAVCQVLAELFVGQAYWFALLFITPLALLVGQLSAPAPVSLILTHRVLDTTIGGAVPLVLVLAGTGAAVTWRESRRRDDDGAAARA; from the coding sequence ATGGGTGCGCTGCGGGTGCCGGGCTGGGTGTGGCCGAGGTCCCTCGGCCGTCTCGATGTCGAAGCCGGGCTGCGTGCCGGGATCTGCGTGCTCCTGCCGCTCCTCGCGCTGCTGCTCGCCGGCGTCCCGCACCTGTCGGCCTGCATCGCCTTCGCCGCCTTTACCGCGCTCTACGGCCGCTCGGAGGCCTACCGGTCCCGCTGGGTCACCGTCTGCACCGCCGGGGCCTCGTTCCTCGTCGTCATCGCCGCCGCGATGCTGATCGCGCTCCTCGGCGGGTCCGCGGTCGCGACGGTGATCGGACTCATCCTCGTCTCCGCCCTCGGCGTCGTGCTCTCCACCGTCATGGGCTGGGTGCCCTTCGGCTCGGTGTTCTTCGTCTTCGCCTTCGCGGTGATCTCCTCGATCCCGCTCGGCGCGGGGGAGTTCTGGCCGCGGTACGCGCTCTCGGCGGGCACGGTCGTGTTCTGCGTCCTCGTCGCACTCCTCGGATGGCTGCCGCGCAGGATCCGAGGCGCACATCGGCGGCACCTCCAGCGCCTGCGGAAGGTCGCCCGCACGCCGGCCGCGCTGCGGGATCCCGTCGTGTGGCTCCATGCGGGGGAGACCGCGCTCGGCGTGGTGACCGCCCTCCTGATCGCCGCGGGCCTCGGCCTCAGCCGCTCGTACTGGGCCGCCGTCGCGGTCGCGGCCTGCATGCCCCGGCCGCACGCGCCCCGGCAGGTCACCCGGATCGCCCACCGGGTCCTCGGCACCGCCGTCGGGGTGGTCGTCACCGGCCTCGTGCTGCTCCTGGAGCCCTCGATCTGGCTCACCATCGTCATCGCCGCGGTGTGCCAGGTGCTCGCGGAGCTCTTCGTCGGTCAGGCGTACTGGTTCGCCCTGCTCTTCATCACCCCGCTCGCGCTGCTCGTGGGGCAGCTCTCCGCCCCGGCGCCGGTGTCGCTCATCCTCACCCACCGGGTGCTCGACACGACGATCGGCGGCGCGGTGCCCCTCGTCCTCGTGCTCGCCGGCACCGGAGCGGCGGTGACCTGGCGGGAGTCGCGGCGCCGCGACGACGACGGGGCCGCCGCGAGGGCGTGA